A stretch of the Anaerolineae bacterium genome encodes the following:
- a CDS encoding heavy-metal-associated domain-containing protein gives MSDLRLQVPNISCQHCVRTITRELSVVPGVRKVSVDVEAKTVEVQYEGPATEARIRDTLEEIGYPPEGA, from the coding sequence ATGAGCGACCTGAGACTGCAAGTGCCAAACATAAGCTGCCAGCATTGTGTTCGCACCATCACCCGCGAGCTGTCCGTCGTGCCGGGCGTGAGGAAGGTGTCGGTCGACGTCGAAGCCAAGACGGTGGAGGTGCAGTACGAGGGACCCGCTACCGAGGCCCGCATTCGCGATACCCTTGAGGAGATCGGGTACCCACCCGAGGGGGCCTAG
- a CDS encoding redoxin family protein — MSVRFLEVGDALPDLQLPSLDGERVNLHQFLGRKLLLFMWASW, encoded by the coding sequence ATGAGCGTCAGGTTCCTGGAAGTAGGCGATGCCCTGCCCGATCTGCAGTTGCCTTCGCTGGACGGAGAGCGGGTCAACCTGCACCAGTTCCTGGGGCGCAAGCTCCTGTTGTTCATGTGGGCCTCCTGGTGA
- a CDS encoding sodium:proton antiporter: MEPTQTRDRRSDGASTRILAACLGLLMTDPNLLVNLVYALGVAVVGAAIAVRLGQPAIVGYIIGGIAIGPHTPGFVGDIAAVEALADIGVILLMFAIGVQLSLRDLLQVGRVASAGGLVQVMALIAAGYAVGTALGWPDKEALFFGAFISNSSSTVLSKVLSERGELDAPHANLSLAWSSVQDFSTIALVVILTSLATGEGGLGSTILVSLFRALLFLALLVPLGLKVLPWLLERLAGLHSRELFVLAVAALALGAAYVSSLFGLSLALGAFVAGVVVGESDLSHQILGVVSPLRDVFAGMFFVSVGTLANPGFVVSHAGSVLVAVGLIVLVKGGLVAAILGLAGHPFRAALLTGVGLAQSAEFSFILARVGAGLGVVSAEMFSLMLTAAAVSIALSPYLIRSAAALTARIERRSGPGERPKTPVPALKDHTVICGFGRVGRVIGESLAEAGHPFVVIDQDRRLVRELVGQGIPAITGYADSAAVLEQAGLERARAVVIALPDALAVRQVADYCRRLHPSLPIVARTHSEEELEYLHRLGVNDAVMGERELAMEMARCTLRCLEPGATIPEGTPQDQRQDRA; the protein is encoded by the coding sequence ATGGAGCCGACCCAGACTCGCGACAGGAGGAGCGATGGTGCCAGCACTCGCATCCTCGCCGCCTGCCTGGGGTTGCTCATGACTGACCCCAACCTTCTGGTCAACCTCGTCTATGCCTTAGGCGTGGCAGTGGTCGGAGCCGCCATAGCAGTTCGTCTCGGCCAACCAGCTATCGTCGGCTACATTATCGGCGGGATCGCCATAGGCCCTCATACCCCGGGCTTCGTGGGCGACATCGCGGCCGTGGAGGCGCTGGCCGACATCGGAGTGATCCTGCTGATGTTCGCCATAGGGGTGCAGCTGTCGCTGCGGGACCTCCTTCAGGTGGGGAGGGTGGCCTCCGCCGGCGGACTCGTCCAGGTGATGGCTCTCATCGCCGCTGGCTACGCGGTCGGCACAGCCCTGGGCTGGCCCGACAAGGAAGCCCTGTTCTTCGGCGCTTTCATCTCCAACTCCTCCAGCACGGTTCTGTCCAAGGTCCTCAGCGAACGCGGAGAATTGGACGCTCCCCACGCCAACCTGAGTCTGGCCTGGTCTTCGGTCCAGGACTTCAGCACCATCGCCCTGGTGGTCATCCTCACCTCGCTGGCCACCGGAGAAGGTGGCCTGGGCAGCACCATCCTCGTCTCCCTCTTCAGAGCCCTGCTGTTCCTGGCCCTGCTCGTCCCGCTGGGCCTCAAGGTGCTCCCCTGGTTACTGGAAAGGCTCGCCGGGCTGCACAGCCGCGAGCTTTTCGTCCTGGCGGTGGCCGCCCTCGCCCTGGGAGCAGCCTACGTATCTTCCCTCTTCGGCCTCTCCCTAGCGCTGGGGGCCTTCGTGGCCGGGGTGGTGGTGGGAGAATCGGACCTCTCGCACCAGATCTTGGGAGTGGTCTCGCCCCTCCGCGACGTGTTCGCCGGCATGTTCTTCGTCTCCGTCGGCACGCTGGCCAACCCCGGATTCGTCGTCTCACATGCGGGCTCGGTACTGGTAGCTGTGGGCCTCATCGTGCTGGTCAAGGGTGGACTGGTGGCGGCCATCCTGGGGTTGGCCGGCCACCCCTTCCGCGCGGCGCTGCTCACCGGCGTGGGGCTGGCCCAGTCGGCAGAGTTCTCCTTCATACTGGCTCGCGTGGGAGCAGGCCTCGGCGTAGTCTCGGCCGAGATGTTCTCCCTGATGCTGACCGCTGCGGCGGTGAGCATAGCCCTGTCCCCCTACCTGATTCGCTCCGCTGCCGCGCTCACCGCCCGGATCGAGCGGCGCTCGGGGCCAGGGGAAAGACCGAAGACGCCGGTCCCGGCCCTGAAGGACCACACCGTAATCTGCGGTTTCGGCCGCGTAGGGCGTGTCATAGGCGAGAGCCTGGCGGAGGCAGGTCACCCCTTCGTGGTGATAGACCAGGACCGGCGGCTGGTGCGCGAGCTCGTCGGCCAGGGCATCCCCGCCATCACCGGGTATGCCGACAGCGCGGCGGTGCTAGAACAAGCGGGGCTGGAGCGAGCTCGGGCCGTTGTCATCGCCCTCCCCGATGCCCTGGCCGTGCGCCAGGTCGCGGACTACTGTCGCCGGCTCCATCCGAGCCTTCCCATCGTGGCCCGCACCCATAGCGAAGAGGAACTGGAGTACCTGCACCGCCTGGGCGTCAACGATGCGGTGATGGGCGAGAGGGAGCTGGCCATGGAGATGGCGCGGTGCACGCTCCGGTGCCTGGAACCAGGTGCCACCATCCCGGAAGGGACACCCCAGGATCAGCGCCAAGACCGGGCCTAG